One Oncorhynchus clarkii lewisi isolate Uvic-CL-2024 chromosome 28, UVic_Ocla_1.0, whole genome shotgun sequence genomic region harbors:
- the LOC139387176 gene encoding zona pellucida sperm-binding protein 3-like: protein MSLLWQCAIVLAIVAARAANEDFNVDCEKHSIKVTWKVSPELVEHAARLFLGHCVPSTFSVLPTGEGMATFHYNLNGCAIKKRVTGKKHIYSTSLTYRPNRKPKPAAISHHIKCVYIRPEGWIPPFLIPAYGSAEGHGGLVFHMALLNEDLTGLAKSSLFPLGSFIPIWAAVDQKDHQPLLLLLEECVAATTPELQSASLVYPIITNKGCLADGKTGNSRFLPRYHSSAILLYLQSFKFALGEEVYIHCKLVAWDPEVYDIEKKACHYIKETGEWELLDDPSQSDLCKCCDSSCKPRLKRRVDSEPQGLVQNSVLGPLTIVENSETRIPSEFVKYPTVEQVDWLV from the exons ATGTCTCTCCTTTGGCAATGTGCAATTGTTTTGGCTATCGTAGCAGCAAGAGCTGCCAATGAAG ATTTTAATGTGGATTGTGAGAAACACTCCATTAAAGTGACATGGAAGGTCAGTCCAGAGTTGGTTGAACATGCTGCCCGTCttttccttggacactgtgttccGTCCACATTTTCTGTTCTTCCCACGGGAGAAGGGATGGCGACATTCCACTACAACCTCAATGGCTGTGCCATCAAGAAACGG GTGACTGGCAAGAAACACATCTATTCAACCAGTCTGACTTACAGACCTAACCGAAAGCCCAAACCTGCTGCCATTAGTCACCATATTAAGTGTGTTTACATAAG ACCTGAGGGATGGATTCCCCCATTCCTTATCCCTGCCTATGGTAGTGCTGAGGGTCATGGAGGATTGGTTTTCCACATGGCACTCCTCAATG AAGACCTTACTGGTCTGGCTAAGAGCAGCCTGTTTCCCCTGGGCTCTTTCATCCCCATCTGGGCAGCAGTGGATCAGAAGGACCATCAGCCCTTGCTGCTGCTCTTGGAGGAGTGTGTGGCGGCCACAACACCAGAATTGCAGTCTGCGAGCCTGGTGTACCCCATCATCACCAACAAGGG TTGCCTTGCAGATGGGAAGACTGGGAACTCCAGGTTCCTGCCTAGGTACCACTCGTCTGCTATTCTGCTTTACCTGCAGTCCTTCAAGTTTGCCTTAGGCGAGGAA GTGTATATTCATTGTAAGCTTGTTGCATGGGACCCTGAGGTTTATGATATAGAAAAGAAGGCCTGCCACTACATTAAAGAGACTGGAGA ATGGGAGCTGCTGGACGACCCGTCTCAAAGTGACCTCTGCAAGTGCTGTGACTCGAGTTGCAAGCCTCGGTTGAAGAGGCGTGTGGATTCAG aaCCCCAGGGCCTGGTTCAAAACTCTGTTCTTGGACCGCTCACAATAGTGGAAAACTCTGAAACCCGGATCCCCAGTGAATTTGTAAAATATCCTACTGTAGAACAAG TTGACTGGTTGGTGTAA